The genome window CCAGGCGCGAAGGACTGATTGCCTGCGCCCACTCCACCGATCGTACTGCCATTCTCGATGTTCAGGGTACTTGCATTATAGATGCCGCCGCCGCCTGTGCCTGTGGCCCCTGCATAGTTGCCGCTGACTGTGCTGGCATTGATCGTTGTTGAGCCGCCTGTGTGGTTATAGATGCCGCCGCCACAGTTGCCGGCGCCATTGGCTGGGTATGCCCCGCCGATAACACTTCCGTTCTGGATGATCAGGGTCGCTGCGTTATAGATGCCGCCGCCACACACGGTTGCAAGGTTTCTGGAGACCGTGCTGGCATCGAGGGTCAGGCTTCCGGCTTGATTGTAGATGCCGCCGCCGTTGCTGACCAGACCATTACAGCTTCCGGCGCAATTTCCATGTCGGATTGTGACACCATTGATCGTCACTACCCCGCCGTTGTTGTGCAACACACGGTAAGTGGCTGCACCAGATGCTGCGTTAGCCTCAATGATCGTAGTCCCCGCCCCCGCGCCGTTAATGGTGATATCGCTTGTGATCAGCAGTTCACCACCCAGAGTCAGCGTGTATGTCCCGGCAGGCAGGGTGATGATATCTGCTCCGGCGGCGGCATTGGCGGCGGCGATGGCTTCCCGCAGGGAGCAGTCGACATCACAGATTCCGTCATTGGTATCCGCCGTCTTGGTGACGGTAAACGTCGCTGCGCGGGCGGGCGTGACGGAAATGGCACCCCCTACCAGGGAAATTAACAAAGCCAAAAGGGGGAAAATATTAATAAATGGTTTGGAACGGGCATTCATGAACACTCTCCTGCTGGCGGTTTCAATAAATAACGACACCCGCCCGCACTTTTGTGGGTTTGGTGTCGTTTGGAATTCGACCTGGGTGTGCAGGCGCACGCATGAAGCGTACCTATTAAAGTGGGGGCAAAAGGTTTCCTAGAAATAAAGTTAATTTTTCAATTTTACCCTTGAAAAATGGATGCCACAAGGTTGAATTGGCAAATAAAAGACCTTTGAAGTCGTTTTGACTTCGAAGGTCTCAATTACTGATTACCAGTTACCAATTTACTTGCCAAGTTTCTTCTTCATCGCTTCTGTCAACGCAGGCAATATCTGGAACAGGTCACCGACCACGCCGTAGCGGGCTTGTTTGAAGATGGGTGCATCGGCATCTTTATTGATTGCCACAATCACCTTGGCATTGCGCATGCCGACCAGATGCTGGATCGCGCCGGAGATGCCCGCCGCAATGTACAGGTCCGGGGCGACAACTTTGCCCGTCTGACCAACCTGGTGGGCGTAGGTGACGTACCCGCCATCCACCGCTGCACGGGATGCGCCGACAGCGCCGCCGAGCAATTGCGCAAGTCCAGTGATGAGCGCAAAGCCCTGCTGTGCGCGCCAGACTTCGGCTTGTTTTTCATCCATGCCATCGGGCGGGGTGAGGGACGGGTTGTTCGAGACGCCGCGTCCGCCGGAGACGATGACACCCGCATCGCCGAGGTTAACTGCGCTTTCCGATGCGGAGTAACCTTCCACGGTGGATTTCGCTTCGCCCTTGGCTTCGACTTTGGTGATCGTTCCGCTCCTGCCTGCTTCCTGGTTCGGTTTCGGGAAGGCGCGTCCGCGGATGGTTGCCATTACAGGCTTGGCAGAGCAGGTGGTCTTTTCCAACACTTTACCTTCGTAAATGGGACGAGTCGCGACGAAGGATTCGCCACTTACTTCAAGCCCCATGAGATCCGTCAAAACACCTGTATTCAAATCCACAGCCGCCATCGCAGCCATTTCACGGGTGCGGGCGGTTGTCGGGAACAGGATCAAGTCAGGGTTATGAGATGAAGCGAGCGCGGAAAGGGTGGAGGCATACGTCTCAGCGCGGTAATCTGTCAGCGAGGCCTCCTCCGCGACGAGGACTTCATCCGCGCCAAATTCCAGCGCCGCTTTCGCGACATCATCCACGCCAGAACCGAAGACCAGCGCAACCGCCGTGCCGAAACTTTTTGCGAGACCCAGCGCCTCCCACGAGGAGGGCTGCACTTCGCCTTTGAAGTGGTCAACATAGACAAACGTTTTCATAGCACTTTCTCCGCGATGATTTTATCGGCAAGTTTTTCGGCGATCTCGGCGGGGGTTTCGCCCGTGATCATTTCGATGGCGGTTTCCTGCATGGGCGGGTTCATCAACTCTGCCCGTGTGACGACAGGCGCAGGCGCGGAAATTCCGAGGTCGCTCAATGACCACACAGGGATGGTCGCCTTCGACGCTTTGCGGATACCCATGAACGACGGGTAGCGCGGCTCGCCGATGCTTTGGACCAGACTCAAGACGGCCGGGAGGTTCGCCTTGACGATCTGCCTGCCCTCTTCGAGGACTCGTTCGACTTGCACGCTTCCACCCTCGACCTTGATCTGCCCCACCCACCCAAGCATTGGATATCCAAGGACTCTGGCCGTTTGAGCCGGGGTGAGACCCGCGCCATTGTCGAGGGTCTGCCGGCCAAACATGACCATATCCGCTTCGCCAATCTTCTGGATCGCCGCCGCCAGCACCTTCGCCGCGCCAACGGTGTCGATGTTTTCGAGCGCGGGGTCGGAGACAAGGATGGCTTCATCCGCGCCCATGGCGAGGGCGTGTTTGAGCGCCTCCTTCGCGGATTCGGGTCCGACACACAAGGCAGTGACCGTTCCGCCCAGAGCTTCCTTTTGCTGAAGCGCGCCTTCGACCGCGTACTCGTCGAACGGGTTGATGACCAGCGGCGCGTCCCCCCACGTGACCTGCCCGTCCTCGGCTTTGACTTTCGCCTCCGAGTCGGGGACCTGCTTGATACATGCGATGATTTTCAAGTTGTACTCCTTGTAGAAATTCTTTTTCACCACGAAGTATCACAAAGCGTCACGAAAGATGGAGATTTTCCTTCGTGTTCCTTTGTGCCCCTTTGTGGTTTGATTCTTATCCCAAATACGCCATTACAACCATTACATCCGCCGCAATGACCGCAGCAAGTCCAAGGAGACTGAACACCCTCTGCTCCAGCTCCCAGCGTTTGTGGTTCTCCAGCCTGTTCAATTCGAGAGAAACAGCACACTAAAGAGCAGGAAGACGAGCACGAAGCCGAGGGATGGTTTTCGGTCAGGATCATTATTTGAAACTTGACTTGCTGATGATCTTTCCGGTCTTCAGGTCGATCTCACAGAAAAAACCATCGGTGGTGAAGGTGGAAAGCGTGAAATCTTCGTTCAGTTTGATACGTGTGTATAAGGACCGCAGGTCGGTTTTCTCCGCCTTCCACAGGAACTCTCCGCTTGCGCCAAGCATATACAGGTTGGATTCGTTAAAGGGGAATCCGCTGTAATGTTCAAGGACGATATTTCCGTCCGCAAGCTGGATCGTCTTTTCGATTTGTGTAAAAAGTGGTTGGATTGCCATATTTTTCCTGTGCCGGAATTGATTATGAGAAAGAGGCGCTTCGCCGCACAAAGACCTGTCCTTGTGCACCATTTTACTCCACTGTGTGAAGATTTTCTCTAATTATACCCGCTGGGTTAAATAAAAAAAGCCCGGCGCGTACTTGGATTCCGCATCGGGCTGGGGGGATGGGGGGCATCCATCATGGCTCTTGAACTCCCATGTTGCTGAGTTCATCCGGGCTGTACTGGGCAACGAACAGGTCCGAGCCAGCCAGGACGAGCAATAGCATGGTAACCACTACTGCAAGGACGAACATGGCGCAACTCCTTTCTTCATGAACAATATAACGTTTTTGGCGGCGAAAAGATACATCCCCTATCAGTACTGTAATGGAAGAACAATACAATTTCGAAAGGGCTGTGGAGTTAACGAGCGGGGGCCTAATTTTGTTCCAGCGGGCGGGGTCCCTGCTCCTTATTGACATTCCACTTATTTGAGATAAAATACAACCCGCCAACAAAAGTACATGCCGAAGTGGCGGAATTGGCAGACGCGCTACGTTCAGGGCGTAGTGAGCTTACGCTCATGAGGGTTCAAGTCCCTCCTTCGGCACCACAAAAAGGACCTGCATAAGCAGGTCTCTTTTATTTTCCAGCCAAATTCGGCAACCCGCCACAGTAAATGGACGGGGGGTGGTATAATTACACTAGACCTCTTGCAAAAGTCAAATTGAGTTGAGTTCAAGGTTGTAAATAGCAGCAATCAGGTTGAAGCGCAAAGCAAATCTCTTTCTACGATTGCGATACCTCTCGCTCAAAATGCGAAACACTTTCAACTTACGGAATATATGCTCAATCACAATCCGTTTCCGTGCCAAGCTTCGATTGCTCTGTTTCTCTCGTTTCGTCAGAGCATGGTATTTGGATTTCTTGAAGGGTGTTTGACTGTTCTGATGAAACTCCATCAATCCTTGATAGCCCGCATCTGCCAGAATACGCAGATGTTCAGAGAACTCACAGGCATCGTCTTTGAACAGTTGGAAGTCGTGTTTGCTTCCATGACTAAAGGCGGTGGTTATGATTTGGGTACTTTTTCGATCAGCCATCACCTGCGCTTTTTGGGTGTGACGCTTCTTTTTGCCACTGTAATGCCGTTTTTGGCTTTTTTTGGACGTTCCACTGGCTGTTCGCTGACATCAACCAGCACTACCTCGAACACCGTGTCACTGGCTTGGAGTGCCTTTTTGCCAGGCAAACGAAACTTTTTTGAACGGACTAAGGCCTCCTCTACCTTGCGAATGGTGCGGCAAACGGTTGCTTCACTGACACCATAGGATTGCGCAATATGAAATTCTGTGCGATATTCTCGCCAGTACATCAAGGTCATCAACAACTGATCGGCTCGGCTCAGTTTTGGCGGTCTCCCGAAGTCTCGCAGCCCTTTCTCAATGACTGTGAGCATCTGCTCGAAGGTTTCGCGCTGGACGCCAGTTAGCCGTTTGAAGTCACTACCTTTGAGATGTGCGATTGTCTTATAGTTCATGTGCCTATTATGGCACACTTATGCAAGAGGTCTACTATAAAATATCGCTTCTTTCATCTAATGCGGACACGAAGTTTCCTCCCATCTTCGTGTCTTTTTGTGCCCATTTAATGAGGTTTTCCCATTTTTTAAGGAAATTCTATGGCTGAAGAAACCATGATCGCAGGCAACATCGAATCCGTTGATATCGACGCCCAGATGCGTTCCGCCTACCTGGATTACGCCATGAGCGTGATCGTCGCGCGCGCCCTGCCCGATGCCCGCGACGGCTTGAAACCCGTCCACCGCCGCATTTTATACGCCATGCACGAGTTGGGCATCCGCTCGAACTCGTCCTACAAGAAGTCCGCGCGTATTGTGGGTGAAGTGCTGGGTAAATACCACCCGCACGGAGACTCGGCCGTGTATGAATCGATGGCACGCATGGCACAGGATTTTTCCCTGCGCTACCTGCTGGTGGACGGTCAGGGTAACTTCGGGTCGGTGGATGGCGACGCTCCAGCCGCGATGCGGTACACCGAGGCACGCCTGCAAAAAATGGCGGAGGAATTGCTGGCGGACCTCGAAAAAGACACCGTGGATTTCGGTCCAAACTTCGATGAATCGCTCGAAGAGCCGCTCGTCCTGCCCGCGCGTTTGCCAAACCTTTTGCTGAACGGCGCTTCCGGCATCGCTGTGGGGATGGCCACCAACATCCCGCCGCAGAATTTACGCGAACTGGTCGGTGCCATCAATCACCTGATCGACAATTACCACAAAATCGAGGATGTCACGGTTGACGATTTGATGAAATTCGTGCTCGGTCCGGATTTCCCCACCGGCGGCATGATCGTCGGGACGGAGGGAATTCTCTCGGCCTATGGAACAGGCAGAGGCCGGATCGTGATGCGCGGTGTCGCTCACATCGAAGAGACCAAGGCCGGGCGTTATCAGATCAACATCACGGAAATCCCGTATCAGGTCAATAAATCCACACTGATCGAACGCATCGCGGAACTCGTCCGTGAGGACAAGATCGATCAAATCTCGGACCTGCGGGATGAATCCGACCAGCGCGGCATGAGCATTGTCATCGAGTTGAAACGCAGCGCGCAGCCCAAAAAGGTTTTGAACCAGCTTTATAAATATACGGCGCTGCAATCCACCTTTGGCGTGCAGATGCTTGCGCTTGTGGATGGCGAGCCGCGCACCCTGCCGCTTAAACGCATGCTGCAGATCTTCATCGAGCATCGCCAGACGGTCATTGTTCGCCGCTCCAATTTCGAACTGGCAAAGGCGCGCGCCCGCCAGCATATTTTGGACGGCTATTTGATCGCGTTGAACAATATCGATGCGGTCATCAAGACCATCCGCGAGGCGGAGGACGTGGACGTCGCCAAGGTCAACTTGATGAAACGTTTCAAACTGAGCGAGTTGCAGGCGCAGGCGATTTTGGATATGCAGCTGCGCCGCCTGGCCGCACTGGAACGCTGGAAGATCGAGCAGGAACACAAGCAGGTGCGTGAAACGATCGAACATCTTGAAGACCTGCTCGCTCATCCAAAGAAGATCCTTGCGCTCATAAAATCAGACCTGCTCGAACTGGCCGAAAAATACGGAGATGACCGCCGCACACGCATTGCCGCCGAGGCAAAGGAGGATATCCACGATGAAGACCTGGTGGCGGATGAATCCGTGCTGATCAGCATTACCGAGCGCGGATACATCAAACGCGTTGCCGCGTCTGCATTCCGCTCACAAAGCCGCGGCGGACGCGGCGTGATGGGGCACACGACCAAGGAAGAGGACGAAGTGGTCATGCTCATCCCGGCCCGCACGTTGAACACGATGTTGTTCTTCTCGGATAAAGGCAAGGTGTATTCCGAGAAGGTGTATCAAATCCCTGACTCGGACCGTGCCACGAAAGGCATTCCGCTGGTCAACGTGCTGTCGCTCGATCCCAGTGAAAAGGTGACAGCGGCAATGGCCGTGGGTGAATTCTCGCCGAACACGTTTTGTATGATGATGACCGGGCGCGCCAGGATCAAACGCGTTTCCATGGAGGAATTCGCATCCGTTCGCCCCTCGGGCTTGATCGCCATGTCTCTGGAAGAGGGCGACCAGCTGGGCTGGGCACGCCTGACATCAGGCAAAGATGACATCATCATCGTCACTGAGAATGGACAGGCGCTGCGCTTCAATGAAACGAAAGTCCGCGCCATGGGACGTCAGGCCGCAGGGGTGGTGGGTATCCGCCTGAAGAAAGGCGACTCGGTCACCAGCATGGATGTGGTCGAAAAGGATGGCGCTTTACTGGTCGTCACCAGCAAGGGCTTTGGGAAACAAACCCCGCTGACCGAATACACCTCCAAGGGACGCGCAACGGGCGGCATCTCCACCATTGATCAAAAGGCAATCAAGGAGATCGGCAGGATCGCCGCCGCGCGCGTGGTGCAAAAAGATGATGACCTGACGATGATGACAGCCAACGGCGTGACCCTGCGCCTCAAAGTGAAGGATGTAAAACAATCAGGGCGCGCAACCAGAGGCGTGCACCTGATCAAGCCGCAGGCGGGCGATGAGGTGGCCTCCATGGCACGCATCTCGGCGGATGATCTCAAAAAGGCGGGCGCACAGGTGAATGAGAACGTGCAGGTGGAAGAACAGCCGAAGTTGGTATAAAAAAGAAGGATGAGGAAAACCTCATCCTTCTTTTTTATACCCATGCGGATAAAATTAAAACCCGATCCTAGCGGTCACCAGCAAGCACAACGCGCCGATCACACACACGGCAAACAACAAAAGCACGGCGATCACAAAGCGCTGGATGGATGTCATGCCCAAAAAGCGGCTTGAACCTCCGCCGGGCGACATGCCCTCAGTGGGCTGGAAAGTGACTTCCTCTTCCGCATAAAACGGTTGTGCGTCGGCATCTTCACGGAGATTATCAAACATGGTGACCTCAACTTCTCAAAAGTATATCACGCCGTCGGGCGCAGGCTGACATCTCCAAAACGGACGATAACGGATTTGTCGTGCATGTCCCGCAGACGCAAACTGCCATCTGTTTCAAGTCCGAGCAGCCTGCCGCTGATCGGAGCTTCCCCTTCAAGGACACTGCCGCCTCCAGCCTGGACCTGAACCTGCTCGCCGCGAAAAGCAAGAATCTGCTCCCAGGCTTTGATCAACTCATTCGTGTCCATACGTTCGCGCCAGGAAATGAATGCGCTTAAGATTTCACGCAGAATCTCCTCACGGGCGGGCGGCTCCCCCCCAAGCTCATCTTCGAGACTCGTTGCAGGGAAGTGCAGCAGGTCCGGCGGCGGCACGGAGGGTTTATACACGTTTACCCCCACGCCAATGACAAGCGAATCCACGTCAGCACCGGACCAGACCGTTTCAATGAGGATGCCTGCCGTCTTTTTGCCGTTCAACAGAATATCGTTGGGCCATTTGATGCGCGGGGCAAGACCATGCGTCAGACAGGCACCTGCAATGGAAAGCGCTGCCAGCCCAACCGTCCGCGAGAGATGCGGGCGCAGGGAGGCGGATGGGCGCAGGATGATGCTGAAGGCGAGCGCGCTTCCCTTTGGCGTGAACCACTTTCGGTTGAGCCTGCCGCGTCCCTGCGTCTGTTCGTCCGCAATCACAATGGACAGGTCTTTGGCCCCGCCAGCCGCCCAAGCCAGAGCCTCATCGTTCGTGGAGCCAATCGAATCAAAATAACGCAGCTCACCAATGTTCGATTTGGAAAGTACTTTTTGGAGGGCGTATTGGTTCATATAAATAAAATCCCAAGGGTCTTGAAAGCCCTTGGGATTTGTCTTATTGAACAATATCGTACGGATTTATATTTGTTCCGCCAACGCGGATTTCGAAGTGCAGGTGCGCGCCAAATGAATTACCCGTATTGCCAGCATAGCCGATCACAGTACCCTGCCCCACAGCCTGGCATACGCCCACATTGATCTGGCTTAAGTGGGCATAAATGGTCACATACCCGTTGCCGTGATCGATCTGCACCACATTGCCGTAGCCGTAATTCCAGCCGCCCTGCGCCATGGTGACAATGCCCGTGCCGGCTGCATACACATTCGCACCGACATCCGCGGTGATGTCAATGCCAAGGTGACCGGGTCCGTAGCCATTGCCGGAAATGGAATGCGCATCCGCAGGCCATCCAAAGCCGCTTGCAACAGGTCCGCCTCCGCAGGCATTTCCACCGACTTCAGACGTACCCGTCCCTGCCCCTCTGCCGGTAGTGGGCAGGTCTGCCGCCCAGTTACGCAGTTCACGTGAGCCCCCGGGAATCATCACCAGCGTGCCCGGCTCCACCTTTGGATCGGTCAGGTCTATATCATTGCCGGGGAAGTCCATG of Anaerolineales bacterium contains these proteins:
- a CDS encoding electron transfer flavoprotein subunit alpha/FixB family protein, whose amino-acid sequence is MKTFVYVDHFKGEVQPSSWEALGLAKSFGTAVALVFGSGVDDVAKAALEFGADEVLVAEEASLTDYRAETYASTLSALASSHNPDLILFPTTARTREMAAMAAVDLNTGVLTDLMGLEVSGESFVATRPIYEGKVLEKTTCSAKPVMATIRGRAFPKPNQEAGRSGTITKVEAKGEAKSTVEGYSASESAVNLGDAGVIVSGGRGVSNNPSLTPPDGMDEKQAEVWRAQQGFALITGLAQLLGGAVGASRAAVDGGYVTYAHQVGQTGKVVAPDLYIAAGISGAIQHLVGMRNAKVIVAINKDADAPIFKQARYGVVGDLFQILPALTEAMKKKLGK
- a CDS encoding electron transfer flavoprotein subunit beta/FixA family protein — translated: MKIIACIKQVPDSEAKVKAEDGQVTWGDAPLVINPFDEYAVEGALQQKEALGGTVTALCVGPESAKEALKHALAMGADEAILVSDPALENIDTVGAAKVLAAAIQKIGEADMVMFGRQTLDNGAGLTPAQTARVLGYPMLGWVGQIKVEGGSVQVERVLEEGRQIVKANLPAVLSLVQSIGEPRYPSFMGIRKASKATIPVWSLSDLGISAPAPVVTRAELMNPPMQETAIEMITGETPAEIAEKLADKIIAEKVL
- a CDS encoding IS5 family transposase (programmed frameshift), which encodes MNYKTIAHLKGSDFKRLTGVQRETFEQMLTVIEKGLRDFGRPPKLSRADQLLMTLMYWREYRTEFHIAQSYGVSEATVCRTIRKVEEALVRSKKFRLPGKKALQASDTVFEVVLVDVSEQPVERPKKGQKRHYSGKKKRHTQKAQVMADRKSTQIITTAFSHGSKHDFQLFKDDACEFSEHLRILADAGYQGLMEFHQNSQTPFKKSKYHALTKREKQSNRSLARKRIVIEHIFRKLKVFRILSERYRNRRKRFALRFNLIAAIYNLELNSI
- the gyrA gene encoding DNA gyrase subunit A, with the translated sequence MAEETMIAGNIESVDIDAQMRSAYLDYAMSVIVARALPDARDGLKPVHRRILYAMHELGIRSNSSYKKSARIVGEVLGKYHPHGDSAVYESMARMAQDFSLRYLLVDGQGNFGSVDGDAPAAMRYTEARLQKMAEELLADLEKDTVDFGPNFDESLEEPLVLPARLPNLLLNGASGIAVGMATNIPPQNLRELVGAINHLIDNYHKIEDVTVDDLMKFVLGPDFPTGGMIVGTEGILSAYGTGRGRIVMRGVAHIEETKAGRYQINITEIPYQVNKSTLIERIAELVREDKIDQISDLRDESDQRGMSIVIELKRSAQPKKVLNQLYKYTALQSTFGVQMLALVDGEPRTLPLKRMLQIFIEHRQTVIVRRSNFELAKARARQHILDGYLIALNNIDAVIKTIREAEDVDVAKVNLMKRFKLSELQAQAILDMQLRRLAALERWKIEQEHKQVRETIEHLEDLLAHPKKILALIKSDLLELAEKYGDDRRTRIAAEAKEDIHDEDLVADESVLISITERGYIKRVAASAFRSQSRGGRGVMGHTTKEEDEVVMLIPARTLNTMLFFSDKGKVYSEKVYQIPDSDRATKGIPLVNVLSLDPSEKVTAAMAVGEFSPNTFCMMMTGRARIKRVSMEEFASVRPSGLIAMSLEEGDQLGWARLTSGKDDIIIVTENGQALRFNETKVRAMGRQAAGVVGIRLKKGDSVTSMDVVEKDGALLVVTSKGFGKQTPLTEYTSKGRATGGISTIDQKAIKEIGRIAAARVVQKDDDLTMMTANGVTLRLKVKDVKQSGRATRGVHLIKPQAGDEVASMARISADDLKKAGAQVNENVQVEEQPKLV
- a CDS encoding biotin--[acetyl-CoA-carboxylase] ligase gives rise to the protein MNQYALQKVLSKSNIGELRYFDSIGSTNDEALAWAAGGAKDLSIVIADEQTQGRGRLNRKWFTPKGSALAFSIILRPSASLRPHLSRTVGLAALSIAGACLTHGLAPRIKWPNDILLNGKKTAGILIETVWSGADVDSLVIGVGVNVYKPSVPPPDLLHFPATSLEDELGGEPPAREEILREILSAFISWRERMDTNELIKAWEQILAFRGEQVQVQAGGGSVLEGEAPISGRLLGLETDGSLRLRDMHDKSVIVRFGDVSLRPTA